Proteins co-encoded in one Calderihabitans maritimus genomic window:
- a CDS encoding prephenate dehydrogenase — protein MKRVEKVAIVGLGLIGGSLGMAFTQGNVVEQVVGIDRDRNSLELGLATQSIHHGTQDLEQGVRGADLVILAVPLGQIVPVAREIKPFLAPGSIVTDVGSTKVDIVKNLEELFYPQIHYVGGHPMAGSERAGIEAADRYLFENAVYLLTPTERTDRQALEIVTALIEKTGARVKTVSPEEHDLIVAAVSHLPHVIAAALVNTVGGLADEYPDILTLAAGGFRDTTRIAGSNPELWRDICLANAEKIIKMIRHFRHWLDQFEAVMAAGDKDTLTGIFRQAQEIRS, from the coding sequence ATGAAACGAGTTGAAAAAGTCGCCATAGTAGGGTTGGGCCTAATCGGCGGCTCTCTGGGCATGGCATTTACGCAGGGAAATGTGGTAGAACAAGTGGTAGGCATTGACCGGGACCGGAACAGCCTGGAACTGGGTTTGGCCACCCAATCCATTCACCATGGAACCCAGGACCTGGAGCAGGGCGTACGGGGGGCTGACCTGGTCATTTTGGCCGTTCCCCTCGGGCAGATTGTGCCTGTGGCCCGGGAGATAAAACCTTTTCTCGCTCCCGGCAGTATAGTTACTGATGTAGGCAGTACTAAAGTGGACATTGTAAAAAATTTAGAAGAACTGTTTTATCCGCAAATCCACTATGTAGGCGGTCATCCCATGGCGGGCTCAGAACGGGCGGGAATTGAAGCTGCCGATCGTTATCTTTTTGAAAATGCCGTTTACCTTCTTACGCCGACGGAACGTACCGATCGGCAGGCATTGGAAATTGTGACGGCTTTAATCGAAAAAACCGGTGCCCGGGTTAAAACGGTTTCTCCCGAGGAACACGACCTCATTGTAGCTGCCGTCAGTCACCTTCCCCATGTGATTGCCGCCGCGCTGGTAAACACGGTGGGAGGGCTGGCGGACGAATATCCGGATATTCTTACCCTGGCCGCCGGCGGTTTCCGGGACACAACCCGTATTGCCGGGAGCAACCCGGAATTGTGGCGGGATATTTGCCTGGCCAATGCGGAAAAAATAATAAAGATGATCAGGCATTTCCGGCATTGGTTGGATCAATTTGAGGCGGTTATGGCGGCCGGAGATAAAGATACCTTGACCGGCATCTTTCGTCAGGCCCAGGAAATTCGTTCCAG
- the pheA gene encoding prephenate dehydratase, which yields MKLGYLGPQGTFSQQAAQRWIADKAGWELVSYESIPEVILGVAEKRLDAAVVPVENSIEGTVNVTLDMLVEEKSLSIIGEVILEVHHHLIGKQTDWKRVQAIYSHPQALAQCRGFLRQNFQGVSLRTAASTAEAARIVASGPDSWAAISSRFAAELYGLQVLAENIEDYRGNKTRFITVGRGPVKPTGKDKTSMVLALPQDRPGGLYRVLEEFAAEEINLTKIESRPTKKELGEYLFFLDCEGHATDPKLSRVLDRLRRKTALLRILGSYPRDMGEQK from the coding sequence ATGAAACTGGGATACCTGGGACCGCAGGGAACTTTTTCCCAGCAGGCTGCTCAGCGCTGGATTGCCGACAAAGCTGGGTGGGAATTAGTATCTTATGAAAGCATACCGGAAGTTATTTTGGGAGTAGCGGAGAAAAGATTGGATGCAGCGGTAGTTCCGGTAGAAAATTCCATTGAAGGGACGGTTAATGTCACCCTGGATATGCTGGTCGAGGAAAAAAGTCTGAGCATTATAGGCGAGGTAATATTAGAGGTTCACCACCATTTGATAGGCAAACAGACGGACTGGAAACGAGTCCAGGCTATTTATTCTCATCCCCAGGCTTTAGCCCAGTGCCGTGGCTTCCTTCGGCAAAATTTTCAGGGGGTAAGTCTCAGGACGGCGGCGAGTACGGCAGAAGCTGCCCGCATAGTAGCTTCGGGACCGGATAGCTGGGCTGCCATCAGCTCTCGTTTTGCCGCCGAACTGTACGGGCTTCAAGTGCTGGCCGAAAACATAGAAGATTACCGGGGAAATAAGACGCGCTTTATAACCGTCGGGAGAGGTCCGGTAAAACCTACCGGAAAAGATAAAACTTCCATGGTACTGGCCCTGCCTCAGGACCGACCGGGAGGGCTTTATCGGGTCTTGGAGGAGTTCGCCGCTGAGGAGATCAATCTGACTAAGATAGAGTCTCGGCCGACTAAAAAGGAACTGGGCGAGTACCTCTTTTTTCTGGACTGTGAAGGCCATGCTACCGACCCCAAGCTCAGCCGGGTGTTAGACAGACTGCGGCGGAAAACGGCTTTACTGAGGATTCTCGGTTCATATCCCAGGGACATGGGGGAACAAAAATGA
- the aroF gene encoding 3-deoxy-7-phosphoheptulonate synthase: protein MIVVMRHDAKKEHIDKVIERLKDKGFKVHLSQGVARTIIGAIGDKTRLENGALEAMPGVEKVVPILQPFKLAGREFKPEDTVIQIGDIKIGGEEIQVIAGPCAVENRDQLLETAYKVKECGATLLRGGAFKPRTSPYSFQGLGEEGLKLLAEAREKTGLAIVTEVMDPETIPLVAEYADVLQVGARNMQNFFLLKALGKIRKPVLLKRGPSATVQEWILAAEYIMSEGNYDVILCERGIRTFETATRNTLDLSSVPLVKQMSHLPVVVDPSHGTGKRQLVAPMARAAVAAGADGLLVEVHPNPSEALSDGPQSLTPEDFGQMMEQLTGVARVLGRRIAGDRS, encoded by the coding sequence ATGATTGTGGTTATGAGGCATGATGCCAAGAAAGAACATATTGACAAAGTGATTGAACGGTTAAAAGATAAAGGATTCAAGGTACACCTATCTCAGGGGGTGGCTCGAACCATTATTGGAGCTATAGGAGATAAAACCCGTCTGGAGAATGGTGCTCTGGAAGCGATGCCGGGAGTGGAAAAGGTAGTTCCTATTCTTCAGCCCTTTAAACTGGCCGGGAGGGAATTTAAACCGGAGGATACGGTAATTCAGATAGGAGACATCAAGATCGGCGGAGAGGAAATCCAGGTTATAGCCGGGCCCTGTGCGGTGGAGAACAGGGATCAACTCCTAGAGACGGCCTACAAGGTTAAGGAATGCGGCGCTACCCTTCTCCGGGGAGGTGCGTTCAAGCCGAGAACTTCTCCCTATTCATTCCAGGGCCTGGGAGAAGAAGGCCTTAAGCTTTTGGCGGAAGCCCGGGAAAAGACGGGACTGGCCATCGTGACCGAAGTTATGGATCCGGAAACCATTCCCTTGGTGGCTGAATATGCCGATGTGCTTCAGGTAGGCGCCCGCAATATGCAGAATTTCTTTCTTTTGAAAGCATTAGGAAAAATCAGGAAACCGGTCCTTCTCAAGAGAGGGCCTTCCGCTACCGTACAGGAATGGATCCTGGCGGCGGAATATATTATGTCCGAGGGAAACTATGATGTAATTTTATGTGAGAGGGGGATCCGGACCTTTGAGACCGCTACCCGTAACACTCTAGACTTGAGTTCCGTTCCCCTGGTTAAGCAGATGTCTCACCTGCCGGTAGTAGTTGATCCCAGTCACGGTACAGGAAAACGGCAGCTGGTAGCTCCTATGGCCCGCGCAGCAGTAGCGGCCGGTGCCGACGGGCTTTTGGTGGAAGTACATCCCAATCCCAGCGAAGCCTTGTCGGACGGACCGCAATCTTTGACGCCGGAAGACTTCGGCCAAATGATGGAGCAACTAACAGGAGTAGCCCGGGTTCTGGGCCGGAGAATTGCCGGTGACCGGTCATGA
- a CDS encoding type II toxin-antitoxin system VapC family toxin — MYLVDTNVWLERLLDQARSEEVRAFLDHMPSERLFITDFAFHSIGVVLSRLNRVEALLRFVRDAFMDGAVVLIHLEPEDTQHLVRVIEQFNMDFDDAYQYVTAEKYNLTIVSFDSDFDRTERGRKTPAEVLGNHVS; from the coding sequence ATGTACCTGGTAGACACCAACGTATGGCTGGAGCGGCTTTTGGACCAGGCAAGATCCGAAGAGGTCAGAGCCTTTCTCGACCACATGCCATCGGAGCGTCTCTTCATCACAGATTTTGCCTTTCATTCTATCGGGGTGGTGTTGAGCAGACTGAACCGGGTAGAGGCACTGTTGCGTTTTGTCCGGGATGCTTTTATGGACGGAGCAGTTGTCCTGATTCACCTTGAGCCTGAAGATACCCAACACCTCGTTCGCGTAATAGAACAATTTAACATGGATTTCGACGATGCTTACCAGTATGTAACTGCCGAAAAATACAACCTTACCATTGTAAGCTTTGATAGCGACTTTGACCGTACAGAACGGGGAAGGAAAACGCCGGCGGAGGTGTTAGGCAACCATGTTAGTTGA
- a CDS encoding DUF2281 domain-containing protein: MKTLEEMIKELPPELQQEVKDFVQFLLERRAQKPGRKLRQDWAGALRDYRDQYTSLELQKKALEWRGD; encoded by the coding sequence ATGAAGACCCTGGAAGAGATGATTAAGGAGTTGCCCCCTGAGCTTCAGCAGGAAGTCAAGGACTTTGTGCAATTCCTGCTGGAGAGGCGGGCACAGAAACCTGGGAGAAAACTGCGCCAGGATTGGGCGGGCGCGCTGCGGGATTATCGTGACCAATATACATCGCTGGAACTCCAGAAAAAAGCATTGGAATGGCGAGGTGACTGA
- the trpA gene encoding tryptophan synthase subunit alpha, translating into MSARIRQKFSQLQAEGAKGLITYICSGDPDLETTAELVLALEEGGTDIVELGIPFSDPLADGPVIQRASQRALNSGTSVVKILHLVEDIRRCSQIPLVLMGYFNPILKYGVEAFVRDASNAGADGVIVPDLPVDEGAELYQPARRAGLAYIPLVAPTTYPERVKKIVEQADGFIYCVSLTGVTGMRRQLPPGLEQLTRMVRQYTSLPVAVGFGISSAEQARHVACHAEAVIVGSAVVKIIEEYAGSRVEMLRRVKTFTAHLKQALVG; encoded by the coding sequence ATGTCCGCTAGAATCCGGCAGAAGTTTTCCCAACTGCAGGCCGAAGGGGCCAAAGGCCTGATTACTTACATATGTTCCGGCGACCCGGACCTGGAGACTACCGCGGAACTGGTGTTGGCCCTGGAGGAAGGCGGAACCGACATTGTAGAACTGGGCATTCCCTTTTCCGACCCACTGGCCGACGGACCGGTCATCCAGCGGGCCTCCCAACGGGCATTGAATTCAGGTACGAGTGTGGTTAAGATACTTCATCTGGTGGAAGATATTCGCCGTTGCAGTCAGATCCCCTTGGTGTTAATGGGATATTTCAACCCCATATTGAAATACGGGGTGGAAGCCTTTGTCCGGGACGCTTCCAATGCCGGCGCAGACGGGGTGATTGTCCCCGACCTGCCGGTAGACGAAGGGGCCGAGCTTTATCAACCGGCACGCAGGGCCGGCCTGGCCTATATTCCCCTGGTGGCTCCCACTACTTACCCTGAACGGGTTAAGAAGATTGTCGAACAGGCGGACGGCTTTATATATTGCGTTTCCCTTACCGGAGTAACCGGTATGCGTCGCCAACTTCCGCCGGGTCTGGAGCAGCTTACCCGGATGGTGCGCCAGTACACTTCTCTGCCGGTAGCGGTAGGTTTCGGTATCTCCTCGGCGGAGCAGGCGAGGCACGTTGCTTGCCATGCCGAGGCGGTGATAGTGGGGAGTGCCGTGGTCAAAATCATCGAAGAATATGCTGGTAGTCGCGTAGAAATGCTCCGGCGGGTCAAAACTTTCACCGCCCACTTAAAACAGGCCCTAGTAGGTTAG
- the trpB gene encoding tryptophan synthase subunit beta has product MTGLPDEKGYFGRFGGRFLPETLMPAVEELTAAYLKVKDDPKFKGELRYYLKYYVGRPSPLYYAQRLTGHLGGARIYLKREDLNHTGAHKINNTIGQVLLARTMGKKRVIAETGAGQHGVATATAAALFNLECDIYMGEVDIERQAVNVSRMKLLGARVIPVTSGSRTLKDAMNEAIRDWVTNVNNTYYVLGSVGGPHPYPMMVRDFQSIIGEETKKQLWELERRLPDYVVACVGGGSNAIGIFNSFLEDREVKLVGVEAAGEGLESGRHAATLTAGSPGVLHGSYTYVLQNEDGQILNAHSVSAGLDYPGVGPEHSYLKETGRVDYVAVTDEEALEAFHLLTRTEGILPALESAHALAWVVKKAPELSPEDIVVVNLSGRGDKDLATVMQLGGGEGNVR; this is encoded by the coding sequence GTGACAGGATTACCTGACGAGAAAGGATATTTCGGGCGCTTCGGGGGAAGGTTTCTGCCGGAAACTTTAATGCCGGCGGTAGAGGAACTCACGGCCGCATATCTGAAGGTTAAAGATGACCCTAAATTTAAAGGGGAATTAAGATATTATTTAAAATATTACGTAGGGCGTCCCAGCCCGCTTTATTACGCCCAGCGTCTGACCGGACATTTGGGCGGCGCCCGAATTTATTTAAAGCGGGAAGATCTAAACCACACGGGAGCCCATAAAATCAACAACACCATTGGCCAGGTTCTACTGGCCCGCACTATGGGCAAAAAAAGGGTTATTGCGGAGACCGGAGCCGGACAGCATGGGGTGGCAACGGCAACGGCGGCTGCTCTCTTTAACCTGGAATGTGACATTTACATGGGAGAAGTAGATATAGAGCGACAGGCGGTGAATGTATCCCGCATGAAACTTTTAGGAGCCCGGGTCATCCCGGTAACCAGCGGAAGCCGGACGCTTAAAGATGCCATGAACGAAGCCATTCGGGATTGGGTGACCAATGTTAATAACACCTACTATGTATTGGGTTCGGTAGGAGGTCCCCACCCCTACCCCATGATGGTTAGAGATTTCCAGTCCATTATTGGAGAGGAAACAAAAAAACAGCTTTGGGAACTGGAGAGAAGATTGCCTGATTACGTAGTGGCCTGCGTAGGGGGCGGTAGCAACGCCATCGGCATCTTCAATTCCTTTCTCGAAGACCGAGAAGTAAAGCTGGTGGGAGTAGAAGCGGCCGGGGAAGGTCTGGAAAGCGGACGGCATGCCGCCACTCTTACGGCTGGGTCCCCCGGTGTTCTTCACGGTTCTTATACCTATGTCCTGCAGAACGAAGACGGGCAGATCCTTAACGCCCACTCCGTATCCGCCGGGCTGGACTACCCGGGGGTGGGACCGGAACACAGTTACCTGAAAGAAACAGGAAGGGTAGATTACGTCGCTGTAACCGATGAGGAGGCTCTGGAAGCCTTCCACCTTTTAACCCGGACGGAAGGTATTCTTCCGGCTCTGGAGAGCGCCCATGCCCTGGCCTGGGTCGTGAAAAAGGCGCCTGAACTTTCCCCCGAGGATATAGTAGTCGTTAACCTGTCCGGCAGGGGAGATAAAGACCTGGCTACCGTTATGCAACTGGGGGGAGGTGAAGGAAATGTCCGCTAG
- a CDS encoding phosphoribosylanthranilate isomerase, with the protein MTVRVKICGITEWEEARVALDQGAHALGFVFAPSRRYINPEKAREIICRLPPFVTRVGVFVNEKRYAVQEIATFCRLDVLQFHGEESPEYCRGYSQQVIKAFSVKDRSVLEDMSRYQVDAYLLDAYVPGKRGGTGQTFDWEIAAEARKLGRPIILAGGLNPDNVGEAIARVKPYAVDVSSGVETDGKKDARKIAEFMAAVRRAFESDRIT; encoded by the coding sequence ATGACCGTTCGGGTTAAAATTTGTGGCATTACTGAATGGGAGGAGGCCCGGGTAGCTTTGGATCAGGGGGCTCATGCTTTAGGTTTTGTCTTTGCTCCCAGCCGGCGGTATATTAATCCGGAAAAGGCCCGGGAGATCATCTGCCGCCTGCCTCCTTTTGTTACCCGGGTAGGGGTTTTTGTCAATGAGAAACGCTATGCAGTGCAGGAAATAGCAACTTTCTGCCGGCTGGACGTGCTTCAATTTCATGGAGAGGAATCCCCGGAATACTGCCGGGGCTACAGCCAGCAGGTAATCAAAGCTTTTTCCGTAAAGGACCGTTCAGTCTTGGAAGATATGTCCCGGTACCAGGTTGACGCCTACTTACTGGATGCTTACGTCCCCGGTAAGCGGGGAGGAACGGGGCAGACCTTTGATTGGGAAATTGCCGCAGAAGCCCGGAAGCTGGGCAGGCCCATTATCTTGGCGGGCGGCCTCAACCCCGATAATGTGGGGGAAGCCATTGCCCGGGTCAAGCCATATGCGGTGGATGTCAGCAGTGGTGTGGAAACGGACGGGAAGAAAGATGCGCGTAAAATAGCTGAGTTTATGGCGGCAGTAAGGAGGGCTTTTGAGAGTGACAGGATTACCTGA